A genomic window from Parvularcula sp. LCG005 includes:
- a CDS encoding flagellin gives MTSINTNPAAMVALETLRGINKSLNTLNDQISTGKVINTAKDNSALWSISKTMGADLASFKTVSESLGLASATVGVGRNAAERITDLLVEIKAKVTQAQDKTEADRTKIQADITALRSQITDIVDSAQVNGVNIINNTNNVSYLSSFNRASDGSVATGSITVTGVDLSVGTADNAIVDGVLGTGVTIAGFADTGAINTTAGTTQSTLATLTASTVVTEGDNYELNVGVGTVDYQATATDTAEDILRELGLLVDGLAGLSGSTVVLNGSNYELRTDIAVGTNSNSIDTVVRSAEATSTGGTAGGSLDALRNLSVINTGDAASALSTIEDLITAATDAAASFGSAQKRVELQTDWVMSLIDSLELGNSALIDADITAASAKLQALQVQQQLGIQSLSIANNAPTSILALFQ, from the coding sequence ATGACCAGCATCAACACCAACCCAGCGGCAATGGTTGCCCTCGAGACTCTTCGGGGCATCAACAAATCGCTCAACACACTGAACGACCAGATCTCGACCGGTAAAGTCATCAACACAGCCAAGGACAATTCCGCGCTGTGGTCGATTTCCAAAACCATGGGCGCTGACCTTGCGTCGTTCAAAACTGTTTCTGAATCTCTCGGCCTGGCTTCTGCAACCGTTGGCGTTGGTCGTAACGCTGCGGAACGCATCACCGACCTTCTGGTCGAAATCAAAGCCAAGGTTACTCAGGCACAGGACAAAACCGAAGCCGACCGTACCAAGATCCAGGCCGACATTACCGCTCTGCGTTCGCAGATCACGGACATCGTCGACTCCGCTCAGGTGAACGGCGTCAATATCATCAACAACACGAACAATGTCAGCTATCTGTCATCGTTCAACCGCGCTTCTGATGGTTCTGTTGCAACGGGTTCGATCACTGTTACCGGCGTTGACCTCAGCGTGGGGACGGCCGACAACGCCATCGTGGATGGTGTTCTTGGTACTGGTGTGACAATCGCTGGCTTTGCTGACACAGGCGCTATCAACACTACTGCCGGCACTACACAGTCTACACTTGCTACACTGACGGCTTCAACGGTTGTGACTGAAGGTGACAATTACGAGCTCAACGTCGGCGTTGGGACCGTGGATTATCAGGCAACTGCGACCGATACTGCTGAAGATATCCTTCGTGAACTCGGCCTACTGGTTGACGGTCTTGCCGGTCTGTCTGGCTCTACCGTCGTTCTGAACGGTTCGAACTACGAGCTGCGGACTGATATCGCAGTGGGTACGAACTCCAACTCGATCGACACGGTTGTTCGTTCTGCTGAAGCCACATCTACTGGCGGTACTGCCGGTGGTAGCCTCGATGCGCTCCGTAACCTGAGCGTCATCAACACAGGCGACGCGGCTTCTGCTCTGTCGACAATTGAAGACCTGATCACGGCTGCGACCGATGCTGCTGCATCGTTCGGTTCGGCACAGAAGCGTGTTGAGCTGCAAACAGACTGGGTCATGTCACTGATCGACTCGCTCGAACTGGGCAACTCTGCCCTGATCGACGCCGACATCACGGCTGCCTCTGCCAAGCTGCAGGCCCTGCAGGTTCAGCAGCAGCTGGGTATCCAGTCGCTCAGCATTGCCAACAATGCACCAACGTCAATCCTGGCCCTGTTCCAGTAA
- a CDS encoding flagellar biosynthetic protein FliR, whose amino-acid sequence MIGLGSLSLPPDVEIFVIGAVAILTRLSMMFAFLPGIGELAIPIRVRLGLVLAVSAALIPSVLPGQLAILTTNDPLVLIGFEAMIGFALGFGFRVLIFALTIAGTIISQSISLSQIFGAVTTTEPSPTISTLLMMTGAALFVTLDLHTYSVGLLMESYQLFPLGELPDTGALAGWAQERVSGSFALAISLSLPFILVSFLYNVVLGLINQAMPQMMVTFVGVPANVLAGLVILGIAFAAIMMAWVAQVDTGFAGFW is encoded by the coding sequence ATGATCGGGCTGGGCAGCCTATCTCTGCCGCCCGATGTCGAAATCTTCGTCATCGGCGCCGTCGCCATTCTGACGCGACTGTCGATGATGTTCGCCTTTCTGCCGGGTATCGGCGAATTGGCCATTCCGATCCGCGTCCGTCTTGGTCTGGTTCTGGCCGTTTCCGCAGCGCTCATCCCGAGCGTCTTGCCAGGGCAGCTGGCCATCCTGACCACCAATGACCCACTTGTGCTGATCGGGTTTGAGGCGATGATCGGCTTTGCCCTCGGGTTTGGGTTTCGGGTGCTGATCTTTGCCCTGACCATCGCCGGGACGATTATTTCCCAGTCCATCTCGCTGTCGCAGATTTTTGGCGCCGTCACGACGACTGAACCGAGCCCGACCATTTCCACTCTTCTGATGATGACCGGGGCGGCCCTCTTTGTGACGCTTGATCTGCACACGTACAGCGTCGGGCTGCTGATGGAGAGTTATCAGCTGTTCCCATTGGGTGAGCTGCCAGACACTGGCGCGCTCGCCGGATGGGCGCAGGAGCGCGTGTCGGGGTCGTTCGCGCTGGCCATTTCACTCTCCCTGCCGTTCATCCTTGTCAGCTTTCTCTACAACGTCGTTCTTGGCCTGATTAACCAGGCGATGCCGCAAATGATGGTCACGTTCGTCGGTGTACCTGCGAACGTTCTGGCGGGGCTGGTGATCCTCGGCATTGCATTCGCCGCCATCATGATGGCGTGGGTCGCGCAGGTCGACACAGGCTTTGCGGGGTTCTGGTAA
- a CDS encoding HAD hydrolase-like protein — MPVRNSQNEVDLVIFDFDGTLANSAPWLETVFNDVAAEFGFSTLTHERADVLRTLSTRDVLRELGLPRWKVPLVARRMRQLAIRDADQIFLFEDAADTLHTLAREEIMLAIATSNAGPVVRTVLGPALVPLFFEIRAGASLFGKSKAIGAISKRSGLARDRILYVGDEERDVIAARKAGVCAASVAWGYASSDRLACARPDFLWSRFGQIVEYCQT; from the coding sequence GTGCCGGTCAGAAATTCGCAGAATGAAGTCGATCTTGTCATTTTTGATTTTGACGGGACGTTGGCCAATAGCGCACCGTGGCTGGAAACAGTGTTCAACGATGTTGCTGCAGAGTTTGGCTTTTCCACGCTGACGCACGAGAGGGCGGACGTCCTCCGCACGCTGTCGACCCGGGATGTTCTGCGTGAGCTCGGTCTACCGCGCTGGAAGGTGCCGCTTGTCGCCAGGCGAATGCGCCAGTTGGCGATCCGCGATGCTGACCAGATCTTCCTGTTCGAAGACGCCGCCGACACGTTGCACACATTGGCACGCGAAGAGATCATGCTCGCAATCGCAACTTCCAACGCCGGTCCAGTGGTGCGCACTGTACTGGGGCCGGCACTGGTGCCGCTGTTTTTTGAGATTCGGGCGGGCGCCTCACTGTTCGGCAAATCCAAGGCGATTGGAGCCATTTCAAAGCGATCGGGACTGGCCCGGGATCGCATATTGTATGTCGGCGATGAGGAGCGGGATGTCATTGCCGCGCGCAAGGCCGGCGTCTGCGCCGCATCGGTCGCCTGGGGCTATGCTAGCTCGGACAGACTTGCATGCGCGCGTCCAGATTTTCTGTGGTCGCGATTCGGCCAGATCGTCGAATATTGCCAAACATGA
- a CDS encoding flagellar biosynthesis protein FlhA gives MAAAGTAGGGIDFLGILRQPTVLLTFGLMLIIVMMILPIPPILLDIGLTASFAFAILVFTMTLFIQKPLDFSSFPSILLISLLLRLSLNISSTKLIIGEGHTGTDAAGGVIEGFAMFIMNGNLFMGLIIFSVLIIVNFMVITKGAGRMAEVGARFALDAMPGKQLAIDADVAAGAITHEEARRLRELQQEEASFLGSLDGVSKFVKGDAVAGLLITMLNLVAGIAIGLGVHHISLGEAVQNYSILTVGDGLVNQIPAVIISVATALLLSKGQGQDSVDVALVKQLLGKSSALFAVAVLLSIFAVLPGMPFLPFFIGAGAIGYAALLAFRKERELAAIAATPPKVVDVEKKPTLGDSLDLDEIHVVLDQSLSSLLANSQETFERRIEKLRKFVVQRYGFVMPPVRVTDAPLGAGRYTISIQGTKVGGDKLALQKVMALVKPNEHRDIIGDNTKEPVYGADARWVSRVDAEILADRGVTVIESVEVLATHLLETVQNSFDRLMTRRALNEALDIYTDLSDEQRGAANKRIIDEFVPDKVSHDTLQWVMRGLLAEKISVRNIPLILEAIAEHQARCTTIDDLVDAVRRSVSFLFIDDYKADDGTLPLVQMSPKWDEVFSRKLEQVDGGKTPAPMDAKDLKELGDDLQEALNKAAISGAYAAVAVPGRRRRIVRDVLRSRGIKNPVIAFEEIVPGTRPAMLAVA, from the coding sequence ATGGCGGCGGCGGGTACAGCGGGCGGGGGCATCGACTTTTTAGGCATTCTCCGTCAGCCGACGGTGCTTCTCACTTTCGGCTTGATGCTGATCATCGTGATGATGATCCTGCCGATCCCGCCGATCCTGCTGGATATCGGCCTGACCGCGTCATTTGCTTTCGCCATTCTCGTCTTCACGATGACGCTGTTCATCCAGAAGCCGCTCGACTTCTCGTCCTTTCCCTCGATCCTGCTGATCTCACTCCTGCTGCGGCTGTCGCTGAACATCTCATCGACCAAGCTGATCATCGGAGAGGGGCACACTGGCACTGATGCGGCAGGCGGGGTGATCGAAGGGTTTGCCATGTTCATCATGAACGGCAACCTGTTCATGGGCCTGATCATTTTCTCTGTGCTGATCATCGTCAACTTCATGGTCATCACCAAGGGTGCCGGCCGGATGGCCGAGGTTGGTGCGCGCTTTGCGCTGGACGCCATGCCCGGCAAGCAGCTCGCCATTGATGCGGACGTCGCGGCCGGTGCCATTACGCACGAAGAAGCCCGCCGTCTCCGCGAACTGCAGCAGGAAGAAGCCTCATTCCTCGGGTCGCTCGACGGTGTTTCCAAGTTCGTGAAGGGGGATGCCGTCGCCGGCCTCCTCATCACCATGCTGAACCTGGTGGCAGGTATCGCGATCGGCCTTGGCGTCCACCACATCTCCCTTGGTGAAGCGGTCCAGAACTATTCGATCCTGACCGTCGGCGACGGTCTGGTCAACCAGATCCCAGCCGTCATTATTTCCGTCGCAACGGCGCTTCTGCTGTCTAAGGGGCAGGGGCAGGATTCGGTCGACGTGGCGCTGGTCAAGCAATTGCTCGGAAAATCCAGCGCGCTGTTCGCCGTGGCGGTGCTGCTGTCGATCTTCGCCGTGCTGCCGGGTATGCCGTTCCTTCCGTTCTTTATCGGTGCGGGGGCGATAGGTTATGCCGCCCTCCTTGCCTTCAGGAAAGAACGGGAACTCGCGGCCATTGCGGCCACGCCGCCCAAGGTCGTGGATGTCGAGAAAAAGCCGACCCTGGGGGATTCCCTGGACCTCGACGAAATCCACGTCGTGCTGGACCAGTCGCTGTCGTCCCTGCTGGCCAACAGTCAGGAGACGTTCGAACGGCGGATCGAGAAACTGCGCAAATTCGTGGTGCAGCGCTATGGCTTCGTCATGCCGCCGGTCCGCGTTACCGACGCGCCGTTGGGCGCAGGGCGCTACACGATCAGTATTCAGGGCACGAAGGTTGGTGGCGACAAGCTGGCCCTGCAAAAGGTCATGGCCCTCGTCAAACCGAACGAGCATCGCGACATCATCGGCGACAACACCAAAGAGCCGGTCTATGGCGCCGATGCGCGCTGGGTCTCTCGGGTGGATGCAGAAATTCTTGCCGACCGCGGCGTGACTGTTATCGAATCCGTCGAGGTGCTGGCGACCCACCTGCTGGAGACGGTTCAGAACAGCTTCGACCGCCTGATGACGCGCCGTGCGCTGAACGAAGCGCTGGATATCTACACCGACCTGTCCGACGAACAGCGCGGCGCCGCCAACAAGCGGATCATCGACGAGTTCGTGCCCGACAAGGTCTCTCATGACACGCTGCAATGGGTCATGCGGGGGCTGCTGGCCGAGAAGATCAGCGTCCGCAACATCCCGCTTATTCTTGAGGCCATCGCCGAGCATCAGGCCCGCTGCACGACAATTGATGATCTTGTCGATGCTGTGCGCCGGTCGGTCTCCTTCCTGTTCATCGACGATTACAAGGCGGACGATGGCACGTTGCCGCTCGTCCAGATGTCGCCGAAATGGGATGAGGTCTTCTCGCGCAAGCTTGAACAGGTCGATGGCGGCAAGACCCCCGCGCCGATGGATGCCAAGGACCTCAAGGAACTTGGTGACGATTTGCAGGAAGCGCTCAACAAGGCCGCGATCAGCGGTGCCTATGCCGCCGTTGCGGTACCGGGCCGTCGCCGTCGGATTGTCCGGGACGTCCTGCGCAGTCGCGGCATCAAGAATCCTGTCATTGCCTTTGAGGAAATTGTGCCGGGCACACGGCCGGCCATGCTCGCGGTCGCCTGA
- a CDS encoding ThuA domain-containing protein: MMLATARKTMALFIILWGVSACGDGDGGNSSANVLIFSYSTGFRHDSVETGVTALTKLATRAGYEVTASEDPNIFNEDDLAPFDLIILLNNTSDRKAVDGEWWVGQRRVAFQNFVRAGKGVVVIHGAADSHYNWPWYGRMVGGYFQRHPPGAPEGTLRVVDPAHPSAEGLPEQFSRSDEWYYFQDYDPTVRLILTLDPGSIGQPDVNPNPIAWSHEYDGGRVFYTAMGHTAETYEDLTFLRHVAGGMRYALGHD; the protein is encoded by the coding sequence ATGATGTTGGCGACCGCGCGAAAGACAATGGCGCTTTTTATCATCCTGTGGGGGGTATCGGCCTGCGGTGATGGCGATGGTGGCAATTCATCGGCCAACGTTCTGATTTTCTCGTATTCCACGGGTTTCCGTCATGACTCAGTAGAGACTGGCGTGACAGCGCTCACCAAACTGGCGACCCGCGCCGGGTATGAAGTGACGGCCAGCGAGGACCCCAACATCTTCAACGAGGATGATCTGGCGCCGTTCGACCTGATCATCCTGCTGAACAACACGTCTGACCGGAAGGCGGTCGATGGCGAATGGTGGGTGGGGCAACGTCGCGTCGCGTTCCAGAATTTCGTACGGGCCGGGAAGGGCGTCGTTGTCATTCATGGCGCTGCGGATTCACACTACAACTGGCCATGGTATGGACGCATGGTCGGCGGTTATTTTCAGCGGCACCCGCCAGGTGCGCCTGAGGGGACATTGCGGGTTGTCGATCCTGCGCATCCTTCGGCCGAGGGGCTGCCCGAACAGTTCAGTCGTTCGGATGAATGGTATTATTTCCAGGACTATGATCCCACGGTGCGATTGATCCTGACGCTGGACCCGGGCTCCATCGGCCAGCCGGACGTCAATCCCAATCCGATTGCGTGGTCACATGAATATGACGGTGGGCGCGTCTTCTACACGGCAATGGGGCATACCGCCGAGACCTATGAAGACCTGACCTTCCTTCGCCATGTCGCCGGCGGCATGCGCTATGCTCTGGGGCACGACTGA
- the flaF gene encoding flagellar biosynthesis regulator FlaF, with product MKSLAEAGYGQVRRQTAEPRQIEYQILTKIASDLEAAAAQRDKLFPQLMNALQRNTALWTAFATDLMSKDNQCTDEVKARMIGLAKFSIRHAQAVMAGNGDVSPLIEVNRTVAAGLRQAAEAA from the coding sequence ATGAAATCATTGGCAGAAGCCGGATATGGGCAAGTGCGTCGTCAGACCGCTGAGCCACGGCAGATCGAATATCAGATCCTGACAAAGATCGCCTCTGATCTTGAGGCGGCTGCAGCGCAGCGGGACAAACTCTTCCCTCAACTGATGAATGCTCTTCAGCGCAATACGGCTCTCTGGACCGCTTTTGCGACTGACCTCATGTCTAAAGACAATCAATGTACAGATGAAGTCAAGGCCCGAATGATCGGACTTGCGAAATTTTCGATCCGCCACGCCCAGGCCGTCATGGCCGGCAATGGAGACGTGTCGCCGCTGATCGAAGTGAACCGGACCGTCGCAGCAGGGCTGCGCCAGGCAGCCGAGGCAGCGTGA
- a CDS encoding flagellar hook-basal body complex protein FliE — protein MALDLSSLGAMQGYGQASSANMAKAIAGDIQAPADTNAVTKAVEEFASVFDKADGAVSAMARGEGSAQAVVEAMAQAELALQTVVTIRDRVIEAYQEILRMPV, from the coding sequence ATGGCACTTGATCTTTCTTCACTCGGCGCCATGCAGGGCTACGGCCAGGCGTCATCTGCCAATATGGCAAAAGCCATTGCAGGTGATATTCAGGCGCCGGCCGATACCAACGCCGTGACCAAAGCGGTCGAGGAGTTTGCGTCCGTATTCGACAAGGCCGATGGCGCCGTGAGTGCCATGGCAAGAGGTGAGGGCAGTGCCCAGGCCGTCGTCGAAGCCATGGCTCAAGCCGAACTGGCGCTGCAGACGGTGGTGACAATCCGTGACCGCGTGATCGAGGCGTACCAGGAAATCCTCCGCATGCCGGTCTGA
- a CDS encoding flagellar hook-length control protein FliK, which translates to MASFVPFLSPADSARPAAAQPTSSSQDRRDQDAWNAAMESERARSNDNAVRQKDAQAAERADRSQAADDAVKTTSDASTKSAEPSETRSATTAEAPKVDRATGEAEDAVITKIANGEAEAPAPVIRTERPAIAVLHGNTGTLGQETAQTVTLAQPTAEQALAQRPVLAEGADEAAAIAATKTKSAQAPLTAENAQTAPKISAGETVAQNAEVSARSASATAQNSALPTTAAADAAKTARPTTEKSGEARLTLTDMAEKLAAGETKSAPGQATGAAAAKLAEAQAIARTTTQVPTGATVQQTTTEDSAPLTASTAAEPKVETATKTSAELAPSLALKDLADAKAAVKHLAGQAVNKPSGDASPMAELMTSRGADPMGATLTARPPAAVQAASVPMMVEPQRQIADAIRVRSNDQSISLRLDPPDLGSVKIDLNFDKSRLVTATVSAEQLDTQGLLRRNLDQLQRDLADAGFEGVQIDFTSHDTTGDSGSSNERLLAFQTPAYERTVEAQTVPTRRTQIITADRIDARF; encoded by the coding sequence ATGGCGTCATTCGTACCTTTTCTCTCGCCTGCCGATTCTGCCCGCCCTGCTGCGGCGCAGCCGACCTCCTCGTCGCAGGACCGGCGCGATCAGGACGCATGGAACGCGGCGATGGAGTCTGAACGGGCGCGGTCAAACGACAATGCGGTCCGCCAGAAGGATGCGCAGGCAGCCGAGCGTGCTGATCGCAGCCAGGCAGCTGACGACGCCGTGAAGACCACCAGCGACGCCTCGACCAAGTCAGCTGAGCCATCGGAGACGCGTTCAGCCACGACCGCTGAAGCACCGAAAGTCGATCGCGCGACCGGCGAAGCCGAGGACGCGGTGATCACGAAAATCGCCAATGGCGAAGCGGAAGCACCGGCGCCTGTCATTCGCACTGAACGGCCCGCTATCGCCGTGCTGCACGGAAACACAGGGACCCTGGGCCAGGAAACGGCGCAGACGGTCACACTTGCGCAACCGACAGCGGAGCAGGCACTGGCGCAACGTCCGGTCCTTGCCGAAGGCGCAGATGAAGCCGCAGCTATTGCAGCGACAAAGACCAAATCGGCTCAAGCCCCTCTGACTGCTGAAAACGCGCAGACCGCGCCGAAGATTTCTGCGGGCGAGACCGTTGCGCAGAACGCTGAAGTGTCAGCCAGGTCCGCCAGCGCCACGGCACAGAACTCCGCCCTACCAACAACGGCTGCCGCCGATGCTGCGAAGACTGCGCGTCCGACCACTGAAAAATCCGGCGAAGCGCGCCTGACACTGACAGATATGGCGGAAAAGCTCGCCGCTGGTGAGACCAAATCAGCGCCGGGTCAGGCGACGGGCGCTGCTGCCGCCAAACTTGCTGAGGCACAGGCCATTGCCCGCACCACCACACAGGTCCCCACAGGCGCAACTGTTCAGCAGACAACGACTGAAGATAGCGCGCCTCTGACGGCGTCGACCGCGGCAGAACCGAAAGTCGAAACAGCAACAAAGACGAGTGCTGAACTGGCGCCATCGCTGGCGCTGAAAGATCTTGCCGACGCCAAGGCGGCCGTCAAACACCTCGCTGGCCAGGCTGTGAACAAGCCGTCGGGCGATGCCTCCCCGATGGCCGAGTTGATGACATCGCGCGGCGCCGATCCAATGGGCGCCACACTGACGGCCCGCCCCCCAGCGGCGGTCCAGGCAGCGAGCGTCCCGATGATGGTCGAACCCCAGCGGCAGATTGCCGACGCCATTCGCGTCCGCAGCAATGACCAGTCAATCAGCCTGCGTCTTGATCCGCCGGATCTGGGCTCGGTCAAGATCGATCTCAATTTCGACAAGTCACGGCTTGTGACCGCCACGGTCTCTGCCGAGCAGCTCGACACACAGGGCCTTCTGCGCCGTAACCTTGACCAGCTTCAACGGGATCTCGCCGATGCCGGTTTTGAAGGCGTGCAGATCGACTTTACCAGCCACGACACCACAGGCGATTCCGGCTCGTCCAATGAGCGCCTTCTTGCCTTCCAGACGCCTGCTTACGAGCGCACTGTCGAGGCCCAGACCGTCCCCACCCGGCGGACACAAATCATCACCGCAGACCGCATTGACGCAAGATTTTAA
- a CDS encoding flagellar biosynthesis repressor FlbT, which yields MSGGLTLTLRPGEKFLVGGNLIQNGPRRSSVRICDDGVFVLRLSDALHPEEVTTPVRRAYHVAQMILATETSVEEGQTDLIDRLTQLCSIFEGTPEESLLARCLACAEEARFYGVLMGLKSLFTVEDRLLQTGVADDTYAAKCAIAGRR from the coding sequence ATGAGTGGTGGACTGACCCTGACCCTTCGCCCAGGCGAGAAATTTCTTGTTGGCGGCAATCTGATCCAGAACGGCCCGCGCCGGTCTTCGGTCAGAATCTGCGACGACGGTGTGTTTGTGTTGCGCCTCAGCGATGCATTGCACCCCGAAGAAGTGACCACACCTGTCCGCCGTGCCTACCACGTCGCGCAGATGATCCTCGCGACTGAAACGAGCGTCGAGGAAGGTCAGACTGATCTGATCGACCGGTTAACGCAATTGTGCAGCATTTTCGAAGGCACGCCGGAGGAATCTCTCCTGGCTCGCTGTCTCGCCTGCGCAGAGGAAGCCCGGTTCTACGGGGTTCTGATGGGGTTGAAGTCGCTATTCACGGTTGAAGACCGACTTCTTCAGACGGGTGTTGCCGACGACACATACGCTGCAAAGTGTGCCATCGCGGGACGTCGTTAA
- a CDS encoding EscU/YscU/HrcU family type III secretion system export apparatus switch protein, whose protein sequence is MADNDTGADKSYDASPERLKQERKKGNVPQSPELITLARYTGLWIGVIAVAGMLSQEAAERLSGFLINPEASSRFMMNGGKIATMFSPLALAFVGLLLLPIILVVISLIAQNAITFAPNKLKPDIKKLDPIKNAGKKFGPSGLTDFLKSVIKVVVLIAAGFVIARVQLPSLMASVGAPPGLIYGEIGVLLRYVLLVAVILAAVAAAIDTPLRWHRHRKDLRMSRQEMIDETKDIDGDPQQRSMRQAKAREIAQNRQLLDVPKADVIVVNPTHYAVALRWARDNNEVPRCVAKGTDHMAARIREVAEEAKVPIYRDVATARSLYASVDVGEEIQREHYEAVAAAIRFADGLKDKSKR, encoded by the coding sequence ATGGCGGACAATGATACCGGCGCCGACAAGTCGTATGACGCCTCGCCGGAGCGGCTGAAGCAGGAACGCAAGAAGGGGAACGTTCCGCAGTCCCCCGAACTGATTACGCTGGCCCGTTATACCGGCTTGTGGATCGGCGTGATTGCAGTTGCGGGCATGCTGAGCCAGGAAGCCGCCGAACGACTGAGTGGCTTCCTGATCAATCCCGAGGCTTCGTCGCGGTTCATGATGAATGGCGGCAAGATCGCCACCATGTTCTCACCTCTGGCGCTCGCGTTTGTCGGGCTGCTCCTGCTGCCAATCATCCTGGTCGTGATCTCGCTGATCGCCCAGAACGCGATTACCTTTGCGCCCAACAAGCTGAAACCAGACATCAAGAAACTGGATCCGATCAAGAATGCGGGGAAGAAGTTCGGGCCCTCCGGACTGACCGATTTTTTGAAGTCCGTGATCAAGGTCGTTGTGCTGATCGCTGCAGGCTTTGTGATAGCGCGCGTGCAGTTGCCGTCGCTGATGGCGTCTGTGGGCGCTCCGCCCGGACTGATCTACGGCGAGATTGGCGTCCTCCTTCGTTATGTTCTGCTCGTCGCCGTCATCCTTGCGGCCGTCGCAGCGGCGATCGACACGCCGCTTCGCTGGCACCGCCACCGTAAAGACCTGCGGATGTCCCGCCAGGAGATGATCGACGAGACAAAGGACATCGACGGTGACCCGCAGCAGCGGAGCATGCGTCAGGCCAAGGCACGTGAGATTGCGCAGAACCGGCAATTGCTCGACGTGCCCAAAGCGGATGTCATCGTCGTCAACCCGACGCACTACGCGGTGGCCCTGCGGTGGGCGCGTGACAACAATGAGGTACCGCGATGCGTTGCCAAGGGGACGGATCACATGGCGGCGCGCATTCGCGAAGTGGCCGAGGAAGCCAAAGTGCCGATCTATCGCGACGTGGCGACGGCACGGTCTCTCTACGCCAGTGTGGACGTGGGTGAAGAGATTCAGCGCGAGCACTATGAAGCTGTGGCCGCGGCCATCCGGTTTGCCGACGGCCTGAAGGACAAGTCCAAGCGATAG
- a CDS encoding flagellar basal body rod C-terminal domain-containing protein, producing MTDPIFSALKVAGDGMGAQSYRLKTVHENLSNVDTPGYHRKMVTFTSQAGDRAVDIERITLDRSEGRMVLDPGHPLADENGYVAMSNVDMMVEMTDAREAKRHFEANLEAFRQARDMYSGLVSLLRSS from the coding sequence ATGACAGATCCTATTTTCTCCGCGCTTAAAGTCGCCGGTGACGGCATGGGGGCGCAAAGCTATCGTCTCAAGACGGTTCACGAGAACCTCTCCAACGTCGACACGCCCGGCTATCATCGCAAGATGGTGACGTTCACGTCACAGGCCGGTGACCGCGCAGTCGATATTGAGCGCATCACGCTGGATCGTTCCGAAGGCCGTATGGTCCTCGACCCAGGCCATCCGCTCGCAGATGAAAATGGCTATGTTGCGATGAGCAATGTGGACATGATGGTTGAGATGACGGACGCCCGTGAGGCCAAGCGTCATTTCGAAGCCAATCTGGAAGCCTTCCGTCAGGCGCGAGATATGTATTCCGGCCTCGTTTCCCTGCTTAGGAGCTCATAA
- a CDS encoding flagellar biosynthetic protein FliQ yields MSDAEIIDLGREAVMTAAMMAAPLLITALIAGLVIGLLQALTSVQELTLTFVPKVAAMLIVFSISASFMVGLCLRLFDTRIIPLIG; encoded by the coding sequence ATGTCAGACGCAGAAATCATTGATCTTGGCCGCGAAGCAGTGATGACTGCGGCCATGATGGCGGCGCCGCTGTTGATTACAGCGTTGATTGCCGGATTGGTCATCGGTCTGCTGCAGGCCCTGACCTCAGTGCAGGAACTGACACTGACCTTTGTGCCTAAAGTGGCGGCCATGCTGATCGTATTCTCGATCTCAGCCAGCTTCATGGTCGGTCTGTGTTTGAGGCTTTTTGACACGCGGATCATTCCGCTGATCGGATAA